The Colletotrichum higginsianum IMI 349063 chromosome 2, whole genome shotgun sequence genome has a segment encoding these proteins:
- a CDS encoding Kelch repeat protein, with amino-acid sequence MSFSAPLLTLLGLSLLTAPTAAQQDPVADFCRRFGHQTAVVDDKLFIDGGLVNWNPFSSFPSNYTNTWLLYQDLSTTASSGMPPLYANLSKNGSIPNVSGGSLWSDSVNKRLYLFGGEHNLGEPPLPFNLYGYDILNNQWDSFGPSRTGASISKVSYGAGVSVDSRGEAYYYGGWLSNSSVPQWGTGPPVATTGLVKYTMDTNSFANNTGWVESHLSMHDPDRG; translated from the exons CCAACGGCAGCGCAGCAAGACCCTGTAGCTGATTTCTGCCGGCGGTTTGGACATCAGACAGCTGTTGTTGACGACAAGCTGttcatcgacggcggcctcgtcaacTGGAACCCCTTTTCGTCGTTCCCTTCCAATTACACGA ACACATGGCTCCTCTACCAGGACCTCTCCACAACAGCGTCCTCGGGCATGCCCCCTCTCTACGCAAATCTCTCCAAGAACGGTTCCATCCCCAATGTTTCTGGCGGCTCGCTCTGGTCCGACTCGGTGAACAAGCGACTCTATCTGTTCGGCGGCGAGCACAATCTAGGGGAGCCTCCTTTGCCCTTCAACCTCTACGGTTACGACATCCTGAACAATCAATGGGATTCCTTCGGTCCGTCTCGGACGGGAGCTTCAATCTCCAAGGTAAGCTACGGCGCGGGAGTGTCCGTCGACAGCCGCGGCGAGGCCTATTACTACGGCGGATGGCTGAGCAACAGCTCTGTTCCGCAATGGGGTACCGGCCCGCCGGTGGCCACGACGGGCTTGGTGAAGTATACCATGGACACGAACAGCTTCGCCAACAACACCGGGTGGGTCGAGAGTCACTTGAGTATGCATGACCCGGATAGGGGCTGA